One Hoplias malabaricus isolate fHopMal1 chromosome 12, fHopMal1.hap1, whole genome shotgun sequence genomic window, AGTTGACTTTAGCTTTTCTTTTAGCTTGTGTGCAGTGCTTCATAAATGCATAATCTCTGCTTAAACAAAACTACCATGTTGTGTTACTTTAACTGAAGAACATGTCAGTAAGGGAGTATCATAATGAACTCGGTGTAAAAGGGTGAATAGCTGGATACTGTGCTGTCCTGCCCCGCTGGCTCCTCCACATCCTGTGATGCTGCTGTAATAGAGCTCCTATGTGTCATAACAAATGCAGTTGTTAGAAAATTAAACGTAActgtaaatgaaaagaaatgctGTTCTTGTGTGTACTTCACTCACTCCTATTTTCTTGACTTGTTGTTAtgctaaatatttaattttacaaaGTTTATCTCTCCTCTCGTGCAGTGATCTTGTCAATGGTCTTGTGTCCCTGATGAACAGTAACGTCAGCAGTCCTGTCAACCTGGTGGGTCTTCTGTACATATATTttctatcatttttttttaataaagcttTGTTCTTTTACTGTTCCTGCTTTTCATGTTTAGCCAAAATGCCGCCAAACCCACTATTGAATTAATTTCTCAATTTATTCTTTCATAAATGATTCCAGGGAAACCcagaagaacacaccatactgGAATTCGCTCAGCTGATTAAAAGCCTGGTTGGTGAGTGGTCAATctgttgtttcttttaaaatcaaCTAGGCTCACGTCTGTTTcctcctcactgtcactgaatgaatgattaaataaagGTCTGATTTCATATTCGACACTCGCTGTGTTCAGGGAGCCGCAGTCACATTCAGTTTCTCCCAGAGGCACAGGATGACCCTCAGAGACGGAGGCCAGACATCCGAAAGGCCAAAATGCTGCTGGGCTGGGAGCCTGTGGTGAGTGCTTGTGTCAGattatattttactaaaaaccCAGGTAGAGATAAACATTGCAGATTAGAATATTACTAAATATTCTGACAATTCCTTTTCTGTTCTCATGCTTTTGTCTGtcccttatacacacacacacacacacacacctgttctaCCACCATTATACTTTCTCTGTaacttgtataaagttatatataatacaaataaataataatataaagcaaattagaaatataagagttttttctataaagtagtaggtgtgagtgagttttgttcagattctccttgattgcatggatttgttaaatcaacagcacacattagttaaaatcattatttattaaccgttaaaactaggtattggatgataacctcaaataatatggaccCCACAgtgagagatttggaaaaagttaaacccacacattcacacacagagtatcccactggaataatgttgtttggttttatttgttatttgtatttgttttttagcaaGTAAACACTTACcactcagataaatagctttttaaatctcataatctctggtgcctaaaacttttgcacagtactctgtgtgtgtgtgtgtgtatttagttATAAACACGTTCACATCACATTTTTTGCTTCAAGTTTGGGTGCCAAATGACCCGATCTTCATGTGTGAATCCAAAAAGTAATGTGAAGTTTGTTTATTAAGGTTACAATCAATAGCAGAGGAAATGATTGGAGTTATACTGATGGTAGAACAGGTTTCATGTagttttgacttacagctgtagGTTATGCACTCATCATAAAGCTCAGTTCATATTATTTGAATAATAATTAGGTTACATTTACTCTGCTGCATCATCATGGTGCTATTTGCATGGTACAATTCTTCTGCAATTTGAGGAAACCGCAGCTCATCACCTCATCTGCTATATAACCTTTCTGTGCTACTGAATCCTTCTATataatagtttttaaaatgatgtgtGTACAACTGTGTTTAAACTGTAGGTACCTTTGGAAGAAGGGCTGAACAAAACCATCCAGTACTTCAGCAAAGAGCTTGAGCATCAAGCCAATAATCAGTATATTCCCAAACCCAAGGCTGCCCGCATGAAGAAAGGCAGACCGAGACACAACTGAAGAACGGGTATTCTCTCAGGGATGTTGGGATACTGGAGGTACTGGAGCCTCTAGCTGCCATTTtacacaagtttttttttctctcttaaaAAAGAACGTtagaagaaacaaaaacatttcctaggtttttctttcttttttcaatttttttggatatttttggaaaaGCAGCCGTAGTTCAGAACTGTCTCTGTCACGCTTGCTTTTCAGACATGTGCctcagaaagaaaaagaaaaatgacaaaaataagaaGCTCAGAGTCCTTGCCTTGCACTTTGGATTTGTCAATCAtctgttatttaaaaaagtgaaagCTTCACGTTGTGTTTCTGCGTTCATGCTGTgcagtttttgactgatgtaatCATTTTTATCGATGTTAATGTTGAGTGTCTTTTTGAACAGACACTTGTTTTCAATGTTAAGATTTACCAAGGAGGCTTGTGAATTTCTGTTAATTTATCTTGAATGTGCAGCCCAGTCCAGCAAACACTCGGTTTCTGTTCTGGAAAACTttgaagaggaggaaaaaaagaaactatGGGAAGtgcttttttctgctttacTTTGTTGTGATTTTGAGCAATGCACAGTATTGCCACATCACACTTTACACAGATCTCAGATTCTTTAATGACTTTCaagtggaaaaaatattttaataaaatatttacactgatTCCTACTCCCATTTTTTGTCTTAAACACTGTTAACCCTGTGTATCATGTTTTCGTAGGTGAAAGCAggtaaattacaaaaaaaaaccttgaccCTTTACTGACAGGCACAGTTTCAACAGCTTTTCTGTGTTGGTTTATTCTCACTTTTCCTCAATTGttacaaaacaaatgtgaaagttCAGTGGTGCGTTATAATAAATCAGATGACTCAGATACAAGTGAGgccagttttttttctttcactacACATAATATGGTCTGTCCATGCTTCTGGGAGAAATTCTACAAATGATCTCTGAATACAAAGAGGTAAAATAGTGCAGAACTCTTTAGCTGTGACAAAGGTGTGGGAGGTTATCAGTGAAATAAAGGACatcactcattctctcactcaaaCTATGAAAACTCAACTCAAAAGTAGGTGAATTCAAAACATACATAAGCAGTACGTTACATGGTAAAGTAGTACTTTAAAGTTATTATAATCAGCTTATTCCTATGACCACAAGATGACAAGATTTATGAAGTAAAATGACATTGTTTTGacatcattttttttacataaaatatctAATTGACGAgctaaacaacaaaacagatttGTAAACATTTGATTATGAAGACACGTATGTGTACAAACAAGACACTGCTATTTTACCAAGggtattatttacttttaattattcattcattcattcattatcagcaactgcttatccagttcagggtcgcagtgggtccagagcctacctggaatcatcgggtgcaaggcgggaatacaccctggagggggctactTTTAATTAAGTACGGGTAAATATGTGTATGCCATTGTTGTCAGAATAAGACCTCCTTTTTtgtttgattacatttttttcacatGATAGGAAAACACCTGCTGCTCTCACACTGTGTCAGAATATCATTGACAAACTGACCACTAGTGAGAAGATTAATTCCATTACTCAGAAAggaatatatttacattgacGTCCAGTCattttaagaatgttttttccttctccaaaTTATCtatgaggttttgttctgacagtgacaGGGTAAATGCTGTTAATATAAGCAGTATTCAAGCAAATTATTCAGTGCGTAGGAAACTCTTGAACAAGTAGCCTTCAGGTACAGTGCTACCAAGAAGGTCATCTCTGCTGCTGTAAATGCAACATGGTGTGACAAAGCTGAATGGAGAGTTATTCAAAGAGAAAGGAACATTGAGGCCCACACACAGCATCAGTCATCAGAGTTGGAAGCGAAGCTCTTCGCAGCACAGGTAATGACGTACGCCTGGCAGAAACATTTGGTTATTATAGGAACAGATTCTAAGGGCCGATACAGGGTTCAGCTTTAAGTTTAATGTTAGTATATTGGCATTCTAGATTTGTGCACATAGGAAGGATTATAGACTGCAGCTCGTTTTCTTACAGGCCAAGCATAAAAGACAAATCTGTAAGAAAGTCCAGACTCTAAACCTGCAAGACTGCTGTGTGAAAAGTTGAAAGAGTAGGAGCAGGAGAGTATGAGTGTGATATTGCTTTTACACTAGGGGCTAATATCCCACACTGAATCACATTTAGTTCATGGACTATGCCATTTTTTGAGGGCAAGGAGAAGTTAATAGTAGTCATAGTTGACGTTTGCTCCGTGTCGGTAATGAGAGGGATAGCGAGGGCCCATGGGGGAGTTCTCATCGTAGTGGTGCTGCCGGGACGGGTCACTGGAGAGAGATTGGTCTTTCCAGTATGACAAGTCAGCTTCCAGTCTCTGAAAGAACATTGCAAAAAATGATTTTTCCAGActctgaattaatgaaatatgaGCTACTTTAAAGAGGCATTCTACATTTAATGTGGGGTTTGGGTTGTTGTGTAGTGTTCTGTACTGCAGTATACAGCCTCAGTTTGACTTCTGTACTTCTTCATGTACAGCTCCTCCAAAGTTCCTTTTCTTAATAGAAATTATAACAGTGGGCAACATGTATTCCCCTCTAACACTTTGATATATGGTGtaagaataaaaatgtaattttccgAGGACATTCCTGGGAAAGGCAGACAGGTGAATTAAACATCTTTGAAAAATCCTAAAGGTCAAGGGAACATTGTCAGTTACTTGCATTTCAAAGGCGAAAAGGGATTTTAGAAAGATACATAGTGGGAGAAATTGACAAGTTCGTAAATGGCTCTGTAACTCACAAAGGAGCTTTCTATTTTTGCTTGATTTCAACTGACTTGATGGGAGAACTTTGGAAGGCAGTTGAATTGTTTGTCTACAGTCAGAGGAGAGTGTTCCCATCACAATCATCAGTGAGCCCTCAACAGAGCCAGAACTGATGAAATGGCTCAATGGAAAGACTAACAGTGCAGGCTAGATGGTAGCTTCAGACACTGAGATTGGACCTGTCTGACAGGTTTGCCTCTCCATTTTGAGTGCACAGTGAAAATTTAAAGGACAAAGTGACTCGAAAATTATGGGCGAAGGAAGACTGCAACTGGACAATGGTGCTGTCTTGAGACCTCACCAGGCAGGTTAAAGGCACCAGAAGTTGGCCCTGGGAAACTTGTTCTTCTGTTGTCGCAGATATACTTACACTTTAGAGGGGCATGTTGTAGGTGTTTAgtatttgttcatatttagGTTAATTTACACCTAATGAATGAGTTCAGTTACTTTAAGGTACACCCTTAAAGAAAAGCTTTGCCATGAGTCTAAGTTGCATTTGAGCCATCATGACCAAGGCTAAGCATCAGCTAAAGGGATATAAAATTCCTCTGTGTCAAGCCATGTAGCAGTGGAAGTCTGGTCATCATTCAGAATTACCTAGGACTGTATCTgtaatccaaacacacacacatccaacatcagtacctgacctctctTACATTAATTCAACCGACCAAtccccacagcaatgttctgaaaAGTAATGTAAAGATTTCAAGTAGTGGCTGTCACTGCATCAAAATGGgggtaatatttttaatataataaattaaatattgggAGGAAAGGTGACAGTATGGTGCCTAATATATTGCCTTTGACATAAGACAAAAATTCAGTATTAAAATAACCTTAAAATGTAAAtctgattatattttttaaaaaaaggaggTAATTTGCCTAAAAATTTGGAACGCCTAATGAAGATACTTGTTAATTACGGCATGGAAAAGTGTCACTTAACCTTCAGTCTCGTCCTTAACCTGGCCATGAACCACCTActgctgcaggaaaagaaatctgactgacacacaaaatgaccaatcacaagtcagCTGTTTGACATGACATGTAGAAAGAGGCGATCATCAGAATGCTGATACTGATCAGAATGTACAGTGTCAGATACAgtatcagaatgcaactggcagaatcctgacagtgaagcCAGGATTGTGCAATAAAAATATCAGACTCTCTGTCAGCTTGAGTGCAGAGCGTCGGTGGCTGAGACTTCTTAGCTTTTAACACTGCCATATACTGACCGCTTCATCATAGCCCATATACATGAACTGCTGGATCCACTGCTGCACATCTGGACGGCTGCGGTCCCAAAGGTTCCTCTTGGGTCTCTTCAGAGAAGCCAGGAACTGCATGGCCTTGGATGGAGGAACTGCCACTGCAGAAGCTGACTTCACCTCACTCTCCACTGGTAAAAGACAGAGCGGTCATATCACAGTCAcgaaaaatgtgtttaagaatTGAAGCTGTCCACTGGAACAGTAACATGATTCTCTGGAATGGTCCCTGAAAAGAAGCACTACAGCAGTATCAGCTCAAAGACTAAGGTTTTCTCCTCAGTTTAGACATCAGtgctaatacatttttatatatatatattccaggtaggctctggacccaccgtgaccctgaattggataagcagttacagataatggatggatatatatcatttttttgtCCAAactataggagaaggaaaaaccctaactttcaatggaagtaatAAGACTTTACTGCaagcaattttggagcattcctattggtccagtcatcattaaatgttcacacaatgtgaaggacatttACTGTGCTACtaaaaatcatcaaaaaaaaatggagaaacatGTTTGACTGGACAGCAACTATACATATAAAAATTAGCAATATTATGTATAGCCAAACCCACAAGTTTAAAAAGGACACAAGCAGATTgaggccaaaaaaaaacactttcaaaatAACAACTCTAGATATGGCTAGTTTTTGTCTTTCACCGTGTTTGGTTTAACATATACACATCTACCCAAAAAGTTTTTTAACCATAATTTAAAGTGTCTGTCTTCATGCTGCAGATATTTGGTGCTGTTTCTCCCAGAACATTGACGAAAACTCTAAGACTGGCCCCCTACCCattattccctacattactcactacaAAGTGCACTATTTTAGGAAACTGGGTTCAAGAGGGTAGTGAACAATTTTGGACTTACTCAAATACCTTAagtatttattcaatgaatccTCTATTTATGTCTGTAACATGTCTGTAGAGAGGCTGCCATTGCTGTTGTCTGGAGTATGGCTGGTTATTATCTGCTAGGGTATATCAGATGTACATTACATAGTCTAGTGCACTGTAGGATTGTTTGAGAGATTAAAAAATGATGCACGTTTTCGGACACATACAGAAAGACAGACCACCAGAAGAGTGATCTAGTTAATACGACACAGACAGTAAGCATAATTCAGACTCAGTTATTTAATATCATAGTTTTACTAGAACTTAGTTAGTTaattttttatacttttttttttcacgtttTCAAGTGTCATCCATGTTCTTTTCAGAGATGCTGATATCTGGGGTGGTCAGGGGGTGGGTATCTGGGGTGGTCATCACTCTGACTTTCACAGTGCTCTATATTTAACCCCTAAGCCCTAAAAAACATTGCTACAAGTGCAGCAATTTCCCaaacttttttcattcattcattatctgtaaccacttatccagttcagggtcgtggtgggtccagagcctacctggaatcattgggcaaggcaggaatacaccctggagggggcgccagtccttcaaagggcaacacagacacacattcactcacacctacagacactttttgagtcgccaatccacctatcaaggtgtgtttttggactgtgggaggaaaccggagcacccggaggaaacccacgcggacacggggagaacaccccaacctccaggcccctggagccccaacactacctactgcgccaccaTGCGAAAATAATCTCAATGATGCCCAGTGCCAAACAGAGCAGAACAACATTCAGCTCCATAAACTCCCTACATTTCCATATAAGGTTCTTTCAAAAAGTTCTTTTTGAACAGATCTCTTGCTCTGCCACATATGTCAGTCCTTACAGTCATTAAGATGTTTTCCCTTAAAGAAAACCACAGAAAAACAGTTAATTCAATGCACGTTTAGAGCTCGATCCCAATGCAAGTGAGTTTTTTTAGGACATTTCACACCTAAAACATCTGAGGTGATTGTCTGAATATCCATATCATCATTGTCACAGCGTAATCATGTGTCCCCAAAACTTTAAAGGACACTAATAATGGAAGTTAATGAAGCAATGTTTTCCAAATAAATCTGCACACTTGTTTTCGTTCACCTTTCATGAAAATTAACACAATGCAAATGGTAACTGGAGAGTTCCAATGAtgcaaatgataaaaatgtaaaacaaaaccaaTGGAGATACAAAGTTTTTGCTAAACATCAATGAAATGTTAGCTGATACCTATTGTTTCCAAAACAGATATGGGATATTAAGATATATAATGAGCAGGTTTCATAGTATTAATCATTAGTAGAGCAGAAATGTGAAGGAAaatagaacaaagaaaaacagaggcTGCAGATATTAACATGAACAAAGAAATGAATACAACAGACTCTTAAGTCACCTTCTCTCTTCTTCAGAATTCTGTGTAGAGCGTTCTCGCTGGACACATCTGGAAAACATTTATGAATAGACTGGCATAAGTTTTACATACTCAGCAATGGTTTggaaactctctcacacacagacatcatAAAAGTGTAATTTGAGCTGATTACCTTACCGTACTCACAGTATTTTTCCACAATTTACTAGTTCAGCTTCCCATAAAACCACTCACTGTACATTCCTCATCTGCACACAGAACTGCAGAACTGTACACACAGTCAGGGAAGGCTGGCATGTAAAGAAAAACAGCAGGAGCTATGCTACGTGTGCAAATGTTTGTGAACTCCTCATTATCAAAGAATACATCTGCAACATTGTGCAACCACTATGGACACAGAAGATTAGTTGTgcacacacagagtgaacaatctccaaagaaaagaatgaaatgaaataggaCACTttggagcagatgcacataaactTATGGGACCTATGCTCAATGCCATGTATTCTAGAGGAGAGTAATTCAACTgatattcttggtgatatgaGTCCAGAGGGTTTCTTATGACAGCAGCAAAAAGCTTTTCTAAATTTTCAGTCTActtggaacagtggaactgtgttctcttgagCTCCATTCGAATCCTTTAGGATGAGTGATCCAGGATTACTCATTCAAAActgaacctgacctcactaatgttctacTGAATGGGTGCAATCAACTTCAAACTAAATATTACAGATATTCTGATCAATAAATATGTTCCACAGAATAATCCTAAAGCCAGTGTATGCAGAAATGCTCATATTTTTTGTGTGGTCTTTGCTGCAGGTTGCTGTGTTCATAGTAAGACTGACTCAGTCTGTCTGGCACattgtcattaaaaatgtaaagagcCAAAAAGCCGCTAGTAGAACAGAGACGTTAAACTGCACTGACATGTTATTGGCAGCCACACTCCTATGTGACATCCTTAATATTCACTATTGTACATCCACAACGTTTTACAGACACACTTTGTGAGATGGAGTATGACCAAAGAATACTGTAAATCATATGTCATATATCTTAACACCCCAGTATTCCTCAAGTGGGACATAAAAAGTTAGGGGCAGATACATAGGTCTCAGTAAACAACATGTAAAGAGAAGGTTACACCTACAAATGAGCCTTTACTCAAACAATATCTTTTACATATGTTCAGTTAAGGATGGTATATGTGTGCATTAATTCACTTTAGACTTTTAGAGTTTACAGAAACATCTTGCGGGTCTGAACAGAGATGGCACATTAAGCAGGAAAGATCTCACactgtgggtgagagagagagagagctgagattaCCTGAGAGAGCCAGCAGAGTCAGTAAGGTGAGAAAGGCGAAGAGCCGTAAATAAAAGTTTGATGAGACCATAATTTCTTgacttcttttcctcttttctttcttcctctgtctgtactccttTACTGAATCTGAAGCTGTTGAGGTTCCAGCTGCACTGGaggggaggagaaagagagagagagagagagagagcgagcctCGGTCCAAAATGGctgttttttctctgtcttaCTGGCTGAGCTACAGTATCTGGgcgagaaacagcatctggaagTGTTTAGACAATAGAGAGACCGCAGAAAATTGAACTGCATGAAAAGAAATGAGGTTggtgctctatttctgctccacatGTGGGTAATAGGCGGTACAGTGGTGCAGCAAGAAgcgtcacacatctccagggacctggaggttgtgggttcgagttccgctctgggtgactgtctgtgaggagtttgttgtgttctacTCGTATCTCTGCTTTTACAGATTAGTTAAGATGGAACCAtcaactgcatgaaagtaaacgcataCAGAAAgtgttacaaatgagttcctgtggtaattcaaacagtgaataaaattatACAGACGAATTAAACAAAAGCCATCTACACGTGACAGCAGAGCCGGACCGCCGCTCACTACGCACACTGCGTAGAGCCCCGCAAATTAACGAAGTCCCCCTCGTGTCAAGTTAGGGTTAGTGTATCATCAGAAGATAAAGAAAATCAATGTTTCAGGatatgaaaagaggaaaaaaacaccCTACGAGACTGAGCTCCGGGAACAGCAGTGAGATAAACCTGTGACTGGTCTTCTTCAGGTTAGaatgttaatataaaataatctaCAAAACCAGCCGCGGTAATATATTAAGAGGTGACGTGCACTGCGCAGAGACTCTACACAACCTTAAGCCTCGCATCGCCACTGAATCATGAACCACATCTGAAGCAGAAAAGTGAGCATATATTGATGTTATAATGtctagtgctcctttaaatttCACCAAACACAACAGTACACTCTAAAAATTCCTTACTATTTcagtccacattaaaaaatattagttACTTCCAAGCGCTAAGTTAAGTTTTTCGAAgattcagttccaccttaaatcctgCCGCGATATTCACACAATCATACTAATCATACACGGGCATATTTGATGTTTTCGTTataccttaaacagtgaagcagtgaGTGCCTGGGCATcactactgcatcatttaaggtgacacATACTGCAAGCTGGATTATAAACAGTTACATTTGctcctttttcttctgttccaccttaagtgttgCAGCCGTATATCTTATACAATTAGCAAAAAAAGGCGGGAGAATACTAGTGGAGAGTCAAGTACAACTGTCAAAATATGGTCACATTTTTGCTCTCAGGTTTCAGGTGGAAGGCCTCATCAAAATTTTGCTAGCTCTGGGCTACAGTCacttttttattcaaatatacCAT contains:
- the ecrg4a gene encoding augurin-A, producing MVSSNFYLRLFAFLTLLTLLALSDVSSENALHRILKKREVESEVKSASAVAVPPSKAMQFLASLKRPKRNLWDRSRPDVQQWIQQFMYMGYDEARLEADLSYWKDQSLSSDPSRQHHYDENSPMGPRYPSHYRHGANVNYDYY